In Bacteroidota bacterium, the genomic stretch TATGGCAAGAGTGAAGTTCATTCCAAACCATATCCAAAATATGCAATTGAAGGCGATACCCGTGATGGGCGTTCTGTTCTGATCATTGTTAATGACTGCGACTCTACTACCAAAATAGCGAACCTGATCGGGGAAAAAGAAACCTGTAGTTGTGATTAAGTGATTAACATACCTGTGTGACGCATATCTGAAACGTATGCTGGATATAAGTTAAACCCAGCTAATACCCTTCTTTAAAAACGAAAGTGTTTTTTCTTCCCTGCTCTCTTTTTGAGGCGAATAATTATAAGTCCAGGATGCCATTTGGGGTAAACTCATTAATATCGATTCTACACGGCCATTTGTCTCTAATCCAAAACGGGTTCCTCTATCATAAACAAGATTAAATTCAACATAACGCCCTCTCCGCAATAATTGCCATTGTTTCTCATTTTCATTATATGACAATTTCTTATTCTTATTCATAAAATGGATATAGAGGGGAGCAAAACTCTCACCTACGGCTTTTACAAAATTAAAAAGCTGTTCAACGGTTCGTTTTTCAATTGGCTTAAGGTGGTCGAAAAATATTCCTCCGACACCGCGCGTCTCGTTACGATGCTTAATAAAAAAGTAATCGTCCGCCCACTTTTTAAATTCGGGATAATAGATAGGATCAAATTTATCACATACAACTTTTAAATGCTGATGAAAAAAGCGGGCATCAGCCTCATCAACATAGTGTGGGGTTAAATCAATTCCCCCGCCAAACCATTTTACATTATCTCCTGTTTCAAAATAACGCACATTCATGTGAATGATAGGTACCATGGGGCTTTTAGGATGAATCACGATCGACACTCCTGTAGCGTAGAAAGTTCCGGGCCCGCAGGCGGGTTCAGTGTTCAAGGTGCCAATTTCTTTACTGAGAAAATCGGGCAAAGCTCCGTGTACCGCAGAAAAAGCCACTCCACCCTTTTCAATCACATTTCCATTCTGAATAATCCGCGTACAGCCTCCTCCTCCCTCTTTTCTTTCCCAATTATCAGTAATGAATCGTGCACCGCCATCCGTGTCCTCCAGAGCTTTACAAATGCTATCCTGTAGAAATTTAAACCAATCTGTAATCTCTTCTTTCGTAAGCACGCCACTACGCTCATTACTTGCAGAATATTTTAGATCCCGTTCCATTTGTTCATATGATATTTATTCGAATTAACGGGCTTCGTAGTGCGAAAAGTCATCAATTCGCTTTAACCAGTTTGTAATCCTTGTACCTGAGCATATACACCGCTCTGTTCTCGAAGCCGCTTTCAGGTGATACCTGGTAAAATTCAAACGCGGTCTGG encodes the following:
- the hemF gene encoding oxygen-dependent coproporphyrinogen oxidase, yielding MERDLKYSASNERSGVLTKEEITDWFKFLQDSICKALEDTDGGARFITDNWERKEGGGGCTRIIQNGNVIEKGGVAFSAVHGALPDFLSKEIGTLNTEPACGPGTFYATGVSIVIHPKSPMVPIIHMNVRYFETGDNVKWFGGGIDLTPHYVDEADARFFHQHLKVVCDKFDPIYYPEFKKWADDYFFIKHRNETRGVGGIFFDHLKPIEKRTVEQLFNFVKAVGESFAPLYIHFMNKNKKLSYNENEKQWQLLRRGRYVEFNLVYDRGTRFGLETNGRVESILMSLPQMASWTYNYSPQKESREEKTLSFLKKGISWV